CGACGCCACGCCCAGAGCGCCGGCCCAGTCGATGACGCCCCGCTCGTAGAGCTTGGCCAGGTGCTGGTCGAACGTCTGCATGCCGTAGTACTCGCCGTCGGCGATGATCGCCTGGATGTCGCCCGTCAGCTGCGGGTCGAGGATGCACTGCTGGATGCGGCCGTTCACCACCATGACCTCGAGCACCGCCACGCGCGCGTCGCCGTCGGCGGTGGGCACCAGGCGCTGGCAGATCGTGCCCTTCAACGATCCCGCGAGCGTGGCGCGCACCTGGCCGTGCTGATGGGGCGGGAAGAAGTCGACGATGCGGTTGATCGTCTCCGACGCGTCGGTCGTGTGCAGGGTGGAGAGCACCAGGTGGCCCGTGTCCGCGGCCCGCAGCGCGGCTGACACGGTCTCCTCGTCACGCATCTCGCCGACGAAGATGACGTCGGGGTCCTGGCGCATGGCCGAGCGCATCGCGGCCGCGAAGTCGACCGTGTCGACGCCGATCTCGCGCTGGTTGATGGAGGCGAGCTGGTCGCGGTGGAGCACCTCGATCGGGTCCTCGATGGTGATCACGTGCACTTCGCGATCGTTGTTGATCCAGTCGATCATCGCCGCGAGGGTGGTGGTCTTCCCCGAGCCGGTCGGACCGGTGACGAGCACGAGGCCGCGGTGCTCTCCCGCCAGTCGGCCCACCACTTCGGGCAGCCCGAGATCGTCGAACGAGGCGGTGCCGGTGCGCACGAGACGGAAGATCATGGCGACCGAGCCCCGCTGGAGGAAGACGTTCACGCGGAAGCGCCCCAGGCCCTCGACGCCGTAGGCGAAGTCGGCTTCGTGATAGCGCTCGAAGTGCTCGTACATGTCCGGGCGCATGATCGCCATCGCCATGTCGGCCGTGACCGCGGAGGTGAGCTCCTCCTCGCCCTCGAGCCGGTGCAGGGTGCCGTTCACGCGTATACGCGGAGCGGAGCCGCCCTTCACGTGCAGGTCGGAGCCTTCCGCCTCGGCGAGGGCGCGGAGGAAGCGATCGAGTCGTTCCCTGGCCATGTTGTTGAGTCGACACCGCTGCCTCGAGCCTTGACGGGAAATGCCTCGCGCCTTGGCGGGAAATAGAGTCAGCAGTTGTCGAAGGGTGGGGGCATGCGCGGTTGGGGAGGGCCCAAACACCGGCGAGCCATCGTGTTGGCCCTGACGGCTGCGGGCCTGACGGCAGTGGGCCTGCCGGGCCTGCCGCGAGCTCAGGCGCTCGTGCCCGCGTCGGTCGAGGCCCGGCTCACCGCCGGGGACAGCGACGACAACTTCGGGCCGGCCACCGACCTCGACGGGGACACCGCCGTCGCCGCCCTCAACCGCCGGGAGAACGGAGTCGTCGTCCAGCGTTCGGTGGTCGTGTTCCGGCGGGCGGGCACCGCCTGGGCCCAGGAGGCGGTGCTCGCGCTGCCGCTGGCGCAGACTGCGGTGACCGACCTTGCCGTCGACGGCGACACGGTGGCGGCCGGCACCTCCCCCGGCCCCACGTTCGTTTTCACCCGCAGCGGGACGACGTGGACCCGACAGGCGACGCTGACGGCATCCGACGCCGGCGCCTCCCGGTTCGGTGAGTCGGTGGCGGTCGATGGCAACACCATCGTCGTGGGCTCGCCGCCGCCGCCGAGCGGCGTGCCCGGCGCCGCCTACGTGTTCAGGCGCACGGGCAGCACCTGGGCACAGACGGCCAAGCTCACCGTGCCCGGCGTGAGCAACGCCGGCTACGGCGTGGCCCTGGACGCGGGCACGGTCGTGATGGGCTCCGAGCGGCCCAACGCGGCGCATGTCTTCGTGCTCGGTTTTGCGGGCTGGGCGCTCCAGGCGTCGATTTCGCCGCCGGCCACCTCCCTAGGCACGCGATTCGGTCTCTCGGGCCTCGCCATCTCCGGCGCCACCCTCATCGCGGGCGATGATTCTTTCGCGGTAGCCACGCCGGAGAGCCCCGGAGGCTCGACAGGCACCGCGTGGGTGTTCACCCGCACGGGCACGACCTGGGCCCGGCAGGCCCAGCTGCTCGCGCCCGACGGCAAGGCGGTGGACTTCTTCGGAGCTGCGGTCGCGCTCGCCGGCGACCTCGCTTTCGTCGGCGCGCCCCAGCCCTTCGGGTCCTCCACGGGAAAGCTGTACGCATTCAAGCGATCGGGCACGACGTGGGGGGCCGACATCGTCCCCTCGCCCCAGGGCTTTCAGGGCAGGAGCCTCGGCGAACGCGTCGCCCTGTCGGGCACCACCGCCCTCGCCGTCACCAACGACTTCGCCTTCGGCACCCAGGAGGCGGCGTTCGTCTACCGCTTGGGCGATCCCACCGCGAGACCACCGGGCCCACCCACCGGTGTGAGCGCCACTGCCGGGAGCACCCTGGCCGACGTCGCCTGGCAGGCACCCGCGAGCGACGGTGGCGCGCTCATCAACGGCTATCTCGTCACCGCCAGCCCCGGGGGCGCGAGCACGCGCGTCCCCTACACCGCCCGGTCGGCGCGCGTCACGGGACTGACGAACGGCGTACCGCACACGTTCAGTGTCGTGGCCACCAACGGCGCCGGCGACAGCGCCCCATCGGCGCCGTCGAGCCCTGTGGAGCCGCGTCCGCAGGTGATCGTCGACGACGTGTCACGGCTCGAAGGCGACTCAGCCACGGCTCCGGTGGCGGTTCCCGTACGCCTGTCCGACCCCACCACCGACACCGTCACCGTCACCCTCGCGAGCGTCGACGGCACGGCGAAGGCGGGCACGGACTACACCGCGGCCACCCGTTCGGTCACGTTCCCGCCGGGCTCGGTGACGGCGGCGGCGCCCACTTGGGCGGTGGTGGGTGAGACCGTGCAAGAGTCCGATGAGACATTCCGCCTCGACCTCTCGGCCGGCAACGCGGTGCTCGCCCGCTCCACGGCGACGGTGACGATCCTCGATGACGACGTGCCGCCGGAAGCGGTGAACCGCACCGTGCAGCTCGACCTCGATCCTGCCGGTGGCCCGCCCGACGCGTCGCTTCCCGGGTTCGGGCCGGTCGACCTCGACGCATCCGGCCGCATCGCGGCCTTCTCGTCACTTTCGACCAACGTCGTGGCCGGCGACACGAACGGGGTCTCGGACACCTTCGTGCGCTCGCTCGACGGCGAGAAGACCACGCTCGCCAGCGCCACGCCCGCGGGTGGGGTGGGTAACGGATCCAGCTACTCCGGAGTTCTGAGCGCCGACGGCAACGTCATCGCCTTCGAGACGAACGCGAGCAACCTGGTGAATGCGCCGGATGCCAACGGCACGAGCGATGTCGTCGCGCGCAACCTGACCACCGGCACGACCGAGCTGGTGAGCGGAACCCCAGCCGGCGGGGCGGGCAACGGGTTCAGCCGGCTTCCCCTGATCACCCCCGACGGGCGATACGTCGCCTTCCTTTCGGATGCGAGCGACCTCGTGCCGGGTGACACCAACGGTACGACCGACGTGTTCGTACGTGACCTTCTATCCGACACCACCAGACGGGCGAGCCTCGGCGCGGGCAACGTCCAGCCGGAGAACTTCAGCGTCCCGCTCGGGCTCAGCTCCGACGGTCGCTACGTCCTCTTCCACAGCGCGGCTGACAACCTCGGCGGCCGGGTGTTCGATCTCTACCTTCGCGACATGGTGGCCGGCACGACCCGATCGCTCTCGGCGGCCCTGCCCGCCGACCAGCACTTCGAGCTGTTCGGCAACGCGGCCGCCTCCAGCGGCACCGGTCGCTTCGTGGCCTTCGAGTCGACCGACCAGATCGACGACGAGGAGCCCCCCACGAGCCAGGGCGTCTGGCTCTTCGACCGCGCGACTGGCACGACCCGTGCGCTCACACCAACCGGTGACGGCATCTGGCGCCGCGAGTTCTCCGACTTCATCGCCATGAGCCGCAACGGAGGGCGGGTGCTGTTCTCCAGCGAAGGACGCGCCTACCTCTACGACCGCCTGGCCGGCACCACACGCGCACTGCCCGCCGGTTTCGATGCCCTCGCCATCGCGCCGGGCGGTGGAGTCGGGATCATGAGGAAGAGCGGGCAGCCGTTCCTCACGCCGCTGACCGACCATGTCTTCATCGACCTCGACACCTTCACCACCGCGCCGTTGGCCGTGCCGCGGGGCACCGCGACCGTCCTCCCCCAGGAGTTCTCGTTGAGTGAGGACGGCACCCACGCGGGGTTCGACGAGTACCTCACCAGCTCCACCGACGATGCACACCCGTGGGTATCGAGCACTGCCGCCCTCTCTGCAAACGACGCAACCGGCCACGAGGGCGACGGCACCATCCCGGTCACCGTGCGGCTGGCCCGAACGAGCGCGACCGGTGTCAACGTCCGCTACGCCACCGCGAATGGCTCCGCCGGGCCCGCCGACTACACGGCGGTGACGGGCATCCTCCGCTTCCCGCGCGGCGTCACTGCGCTGACCGTGCAGGTCCCCGTCAACGCCGACGGCATCGCCGAGGGCACCGAAACCTTCTCGCTCGTGCTCTCGTCTCCCGTACGCGCGATCCTGGCCGACGACCGTGCCACCGTGACGATCACCCCCTGAGAGGGTGGGCGATAGCCTCGGATCGATGCAGCTGCCCGACGGCATCGTGGCCGTGGTCAAAGGCGACTGCCCGACCTGTCGCCTGGTGGCGCCGGTGCTCGAAGGACTGGCCGTCACCGTCATCAGCGAGGATGACGACGCGGGCCTC
The sequence above is drawn from the Actinomycetota bacterium genome and encodes:
- a CDS encoding PilT/PilU family type 4a pilus ATPase produces the protein MARERLDRFLRALAEAEGSDLHVKGGSAPRIRVNGTLHRLEGEEELTSAVTADMAMAIMRPDMYEHFERYHEADFAYGVEGLGRFRVNVFLQRGSVAMIFRLVRTGTASFDDLGLPEVVGRLAGEHRGLVLVTGPTGSGKTTTLAAMIDWINNDREVHVITIEDPIEVLHRDQLASINQREIGVDTVDFAAAMRSAMRQDPDVIFVGEMRDEETVSAALRAADTGHLVLSTLHTTDASETINRIVDFFPPHQHGQVRATLAGSLKGTICQRLVPTADGDARVAVLEVMVVNGRIQQCILDPQLTGDIQAIIADGEYYGMQTFDQHLAKLYERGVIDWAGALGVASNPHDLRIMLQQRGLATAGRT